Proteins from a genomic interval of Vreelandella profundi:
- a CDS encoding IS3 family transposase (programmed frameshift), which translates to MPRYSDERRQAVVAKLLPPHALSPHEIAAQEGISLATVYKWRKEARINGKCLPDALGKGADGWSSRDKFSAVVETASMNAHDVAEYCRRRGLYPEQLEQWRSDCEQAACLSQSERQREADELKQQRKHIKALEKELARKNSALAETAALLTLRKKGSGDLGGRGRMISTPDRRHAIALIDNARAHGARLAAACRELGMSARTYQRWTRDGELREDLRPLVERPTPANALTPIEQQEILDICHRPDYAHLPPEQIVVRLFDEEARYLASASTFYRVLHKHKEAIHRGRAKLPKRHARPTTYQATAPNCVWTWDATWLGGPIKGEYYYLVMMLDIYSRKIIGWEVFLAESAHNSRTVLERAVLAEQVVDQPLVLHADNGSPFKGATLLEKLHELGITPSFSRPRVSNDNPYSESLFRTCKYRPCYPTKGFAHVDAAREWVAGFVQWYNHEHRHSGIRLVTPAQRHAGQDTEILIKRDQINRAARNANPARWSGNTRNWTPVKTVSLNPERELSVTVNEPEKKAA; encoded by the exons ATGCCTCGCTATTCAGATGAACGTCGGCAAGCGGTGGTGGCCAAATTACTGCCGCCTCATGCCCTTTCACCCCATGAGATTGCAGCACAGGAAGGCATCTCATTAGCCACGGTTTATAAATGGCGTAAAGAAGCACGTATTAATGGAAAATGTTTACCAGATGCCTTGGGCAAAGGCGCTGATGGATGGTCTTCCCGTGATAAATTTAGCGCTGTTGTTGAGACGGCCTCAATGAATGCTCACGACGTGGCTGAGTATTGCCGCCGTCGCGGCCTCTATCCAGAACAATTGGAGCAATGGCGTTCTGACTGTGAACAGGCGGCCTGCTTGTCACAGTCAGAACGCCAGCGTGAGGCAGATGAGCTCAAACAGCAGCGCAAACATATTAAAGCACTGGAGAAAGAACTGGCTCGCAAGAACAGTGCGTTAGCCGAAACAGCGGCCTTGTTAACGCTGCGAAAAAAAG GCAGCGGCGATCTGGGGGGACGAGGACGAATGATTAGCACCCCTGATCGCCGACATGCCATTGCGCTGATCGATAACGCCCGTGCTCACGGTGCACGTTTAGCAGCCGCCTGCCGTGAACTGGGCATGAGTGCTCGGACGTATCAACGCTGGACACGCGATGGTGAACTTCGCGAAGACCTGCGGCCTTTAGTTGAGCGGCCCACACCGGCGAATGCGCTCACGCCGATAGAGCAGCAGGAAATCCTCGACATTTGCCACCGGCCAGACTATGCCCACTTGCCGCCGGAACAGATCGTGGTAAGACTGTTCGATGAGGAAGCGCGCTACCTCGCCTCAGCTTCCACCTTCTATCGCGTGTTGCATAAACACAAAGAAGCGATCCATCGGGGCCGCGCCAAGTTGCCGAAGCGTCACGCCCGACCGACGACGTATCAGGCGACGGCGCCTAACTGCGTTTGGACGTGGGACGCGACCTGGCTGGGTGGCCCCATCAAAGGTGAGTATTACTATCTGGTCATGATGCTTGATATTTACAGCCGCAAAATCATCGGCTGGGAAGTCTTCCTCGCGGAATCAGCCCATAACTCCCGCACGGTGCTGGAACGTGCAGTGCTGGCCGAGCAGGTCGTCGATCAGCCCTTGGTACTTCATGCCGATAATGGCAGCCCGTTTAAGGGGGCCACGCTATTAGAGAAACTGCATGAGCTAGGCATCACCCCCTCGTTCAGTCGACCCCGGGTCAGCAACGATAACCCTTACTCAGAGTCGCTGTTCCGTACGTGCAAGTATCGTCCCTGTTATCCAACGAAGGGCTTCGCCCATGTTGATGCTGCACGGGAATGGGTAGCTGGCTTCGTTCAGTGGTACAACCACGAGCACCGCCACAGCGGAATCCGTCTCGTCACCCCCGCCCAACGGCACGCGGGTCAGGACACGGAAATACTGATTAAGCGCGATCAAATCAATCGAGCAGCGCGCAACGCCAACCCAGCGCGATGGAGCGGCAACACACGTAACTGGACACCCGTAAAGACAGTATCACTTAACCCAGAAAGAGAGCTGAGTGTGACGGTAAACGAACCAGAAAAGAAGGCTGCATAA
- the mtnK gene encoding S-methyl-5-thioribose kinase has protein sequence MELDQDYRALRVETLSTRLGSIDAVASRVGGEPAAWEIREVGDGNLNLVFIVSGSLGIVVVKQALPYVRMVGESWPLPTYRAHFEYYALVRQAKRAPGIAPEVYYFDKPQALFVMEYLHPHTILRRKLIAGERVAQLGDTIGQFCARTAFRGSELSLSSPEKKQDVGLFSGNVAIPAITESLVFTDPYYAAEMNHHTPELSPVVDELRRNARLKAKVQRLLMKFTANTETMLHGDLHAGSIMATDTDVRVIDPEFSQYGPMAFDLGMAVANFLMAYFSQPAHRQESELESYQTWILEVIEACFTSFDDEFRHLWQTERTGILFPKALFEEQGNSADDACDALLDEIRLDALAYCGIEMHRRVLSLAHNADFEEIEDTALRAKLEARNVLMGQALIMEPEAAREVSALIELAQTYNRQDIL, from the coding sequence TTGGAACTTGATCAAGATTACCGCGCCCTTCGCGTCGAAACACTTTCAACAAGACTCGGCAGTATTGACGCGGTAGCCAGTCGCGTGGGTGGTGAGCCTGCCGCTTGGGAAATTCGCGAGGTAGGCGACGGCAATCTCAATCTAGTGTTTATTGTCTCCGGAAGCCTCGGCATTGTCGTGGTAAAGCAGGCACTGCCCTATGTTCGCATGGTTGGCGAGAGCTGGCCGCTACCGACGTATCGCGCTCACTTTGAATATTACGCGCTGGTGCGTCAGGCCAAGCGCGCACCTGGCATTGCCCCAGAGGTTTACTACTTCGATAAGCCTCAGGCGCTGTTTGTGATGGAGTATCTTCATCCGCATACGATTTTGCGGCGCAAGCTAATTGCTGGCGAGAGAGTGGCGCAGCTTGGCGACACTATCGGCCAGTTCTGCGCGCGCACGGCGTTTCGTGGCTCAGAGCTTTCGCTCAGCAGTCCTGAGAAAAAGCAGGATGTAGGTCTATTTTCTGGCAACGTGGCGATTCCCGCGATTACCGAATCGCTGGTGTTTACCGACCCCTATTACGCCGCTGAAATGAATCACCACACGCCGGAGCTTTCACCGGTGGTGGATGAACTGCGCCGAAATGCTCGCCTAAAAGCCAAGGTGCAGCGGCTGCTGATGAAATTCACCGCCAACACCGAAACCATGCTCCACGGTGATTTGCACGCCGGTTCGATTATGGCGACCGATACCGACGTACGCGTTATTGACCCCGAGTTCTCTCAATACGGACCGATGGCGTTTGATCTGGGAATGGCGGTGGCTAACTTCCTGATGGCCTACTTTAGCCAGCCTGCTCACCGTCAAGAAAGCGAGCTTGAAAGCTATCAGACATGGATTCTTGAAGTAATTGAGGCGTGCTTCACAAGCTTTGATGACGAGTTTCGCCACCTATGGCAAACCGAACGGACGGGGATTCTGTTCCCGAAAGCGTTATTTGAAGAGCAGGGCAATAGCGCCGATGACGCCTGCGATGCGCTGCTTGATGAGATCCGCCTGGACGCGCTGGCTTACTGCGGCATCGAGATGCACCGCCGGGTACTTTCACTTGCCCATAATGCCGATTTTGAAGAGATTGAAGACACCGCCCTGCGTGCCAAGCTTGAAGCCCGCAACGTGCTGATGGGCCAGGCCCTGATTATGGAGCCGGAGGCAGCCCGTGAGGTGTCGGCCCTCATTGAACTGGCCCAGACGTATAACCGCCAAGATATTCTATAA
- a CDS encoding DksA/TraR family C4-type zinc finger protein, translating into MAGGWSKDGAEQEQIENTLNDAVQRARSQLPHGASLKICEECGDPIPDARRQAMPGVRLCVACQGELDKKQSSVSGYNRRGSKDSQLR; encoded by the coding sequence ATGGCAGGCGGATGGTCTAAAGACGGTGCCGAACAGGAGCAGATTGAAAACACCTTGAACGATGCGGTACAGCGTGCACGCAGCCAACTACCCCACGGCGCCAGCCTGAAGATTTGCGAAGAATGTGGCGACCCCATTCCTGACGCGCGCCGACAGGCAATGCCGGGCGTTAGGCTATGTGTCGCTTGCCAAGGAGAGCTTGATAAAAAGCAGTCAAGCGTCAGTGGCTATAACCGCCGAGGTAGTAAAGATAGTCAGTTGCGTTAA
- a CDS encoding ABC transporter substrate-binding protein, which yields MLKRPLTLSLSTAALVASLFVSTQAAADNTLTLYTSQPNSDAQQTVDAFQAAYPDIEVEWVRDGTTRLMTRLRSELSAGVSNPDVLLIADSMTMESLKQEGLLQPYLSDERQAHDAELYDPEGYYYGTKLITTGIVYNTGAEHQPQSWQDLLGPDYEGLVTMPSPLYSGAALIHMAAISANPALGADYYDALHANRTEAQGGNGGVFNAVAAGTKPYGIVVDFLPIREAAKGSPVAFVFPEEGVSAVTEPVAIMQGAKNVDAAQKFVDFVLSEQGQALVSQQGYLPARNDVTPPEGFPARDSITLMPVDIEQALEQEAALKQRFSDLFGG from the coding sequence ATGCTGAAGCGTCCCTTAACGCTTTCTTTATCTACGGCAGCCCTCGTGGCCAGTTTGTTTGTTTCGACCCAAGCAGCCGCAGATAACACGCTAACGCTTTACACCAGCCAGCCCAACAGCGATGCCCAACAAACGGTGGATGCCTTTCAAGCGGCCTATCCCGACATTGAAGTGGAGTGGGTACGCGATGGCACTACGCGGCTGATGACGCGGCTGCGTTCGGAGCTTTCAGCGGGGGTAAGCAATCCAGATGTGCTGCTGATTGCCGACAGCATGACCATGGAGTCGCTCAAACAAGAAGGCCTTTTGCAGCCTTACTTAAGCGATGAGCGCCAGGCACATGACGCCGAGCTATACGACCCGGAGGGCTATTACTACGGCACCAAGCTGATCACCACGGGAATTGTGTATAACACCGGCGCTGAGCACCAGCCGCAAAGCTGGCAAGACCTATTGGGCCCCGATTATGAAGGGCTCGTCACCATGCCCAGCCCGCTTTACTCTGGCGCAGCGTTAATCCATATGGCGGCCATCAGCGCCAATCCGGCACTGGGGGCCGACTACTACGACGCGCTGCACGCCAATCGTACCGAAGCCCAGGGCGGCAATGGTGGCGTATTTAACGCCGTGGCCGCAGGCACCAAGCCCTACGGTATCGTGGTCGACTTCTTACCCATTCGTGAAGCGGCTAAAGGCTCGCCGGTCGCGTTTGTGTTCCCTGAAGAAGGCGTCAGCGCAGTGACTGAGCCAGTGGCGATTATGCAGGGTGCCAAGAATGTGGATGCCGCACAGAAGTTTGTGGATTTCGTGCTCTCCGAACAGGGCCAGGCACTGGTGAGCCAGCAGGGCTATCTGCCTGCGCGCAACGATGTAACGCCCCCCGAAGGCTTTCCTGCCCGCGACAGCATTACGCTGATGCCGGTGGATATTGAGCAGGCCCTGGAACAAGAAGCAGCGCTTAAACAGCGCTTTAGCGATTTATTCGGCGGGTGA
- a CDS encoding ABC transporter permease, with translation MTPALTYSSQHRWLLSSLLIGIVLLSLVPSVRLLIEALSDLAQGRQSPLWQVLNSASTWRALWHSLYTSGLGMLIALVLGSLFAFAITLTNVRGKSWLVFCFMLPMMIPPQVTALSWLQLFGPASPLLKSLGMAPPLGSPQPLYSAEGIALLLGIQSAPLVFLALRTSLLSLPRELIEAARISGAKQTQVWGHIILPVTRSGLVAGGSMAFISSLGNFGIPAMLGIPAGYFVLPTLIYQRMASFGTGVLAEMAALSLLIGLLALAGVALQQRLMSRSRFGLGGHSGRSHDFTLGRWRTLVTATLIGILVVILVAPLLALIASSLVPAMGVPLNAETLTLNAYADVIGRQGATWRAVNNSLWLAGSAAVVLMLLSLPLAYRLQRLPERLRGAVLSAIEIPYALPGVVLAIACILLFVRPLPIINVALYGTLGLIFIAYLARFLVVCLKPVAASLAQLDPSLEEAAQLAGAGPWRRLGGIVLPLVAPAVFAGGLLVFLLAVNELTVSALLWSAGNETLGVLIFNLDEGGESVLASAVSVLVVIMVAALMLALSLLAPRLPKGVIPWQG, from the coding sequence ATGACTCCTGCCCTGACCTATAGCAGCCAGCACCGCTGGCTGCTTTCCAGCCTGCTAATCGGCATTGTGCTGCTCAGCCTAGTACCCAGCGTGCGCCTGCTGATAGAGGCTTTGAGCGACCTTGCTCAAGGCCGGCAGTCACCGCTATGGCAAGTACTCAACAGCGCCAGCACCTGGCGAGCCCTCTGGCACAGCCTGTATACCTCAGGGCTTGGCATGCTGATTGCGCTGGTGCTGGGCAGCCTGTTTGCGTTTGCCATCACGCTCACCAACGTGCGCGGTAAGTCTTGGCTGGTGTTCTGTTTCATGCTGCCCATGATGATTCCACCTCAGGTCACTGCGCTCAGCTGGTTACAGCTTTTTGGCCCGGCCAGCCCGCTATTAAAGAGCCTTGGCATGGCGCCGCCGCTCGGCAGCCCTCAACCGCTTTATTCGGCGGAAGGCATTGCCTTACTGCTAGGGATTCAAAGCGCTCCGCTGGTATTTCTGGCCCTGCGCACCAGCCTACTTTCGCTGCCCCGCGAGCTTATCGAAGCCGCGCGCATTAGCGGCGCAAAGCAAACTCAGGTGTGGGGCCATATTATCCTGCCCGTTACCCGCAGCGGCTTAGTGGCCGGGGGCTCAATGGCGTTTATTTCGAGCCTGGGTAACTTCGGCATTCCCGCCATGCTGGGCATTCCTGCCGGGTATTTTGTGCTGCCCACGCTGATCTACCAGCGTATGGCCAGTTTCGGCACTGGCGTACTGGCTGAAATGGCCGCCCTGTCACTGCTGATCGGGTTACTGGCGCTGGCCGGTGTAGCACTGCAGCAGCGCCTGATGAGCCGCAGCCGCTTTGGGTTAGGCGGCCATAGCGGCCGCTCGCATGATTTCACGCTTGGCCGCTGGCGCACGCTGGTAACTGCTACGCTGATCGGCATCTTGGTGGTTATTTTAGTCGCACCGCTACTCGCCCTTATCGCCAGCTCTCTGGTACCGGCCATGGGCGTGCCGCTTAACGCTGAGACCCTCACGTTAAATGCTTATGCCGACGTAATCGGTCGTCAGGGTGCAACGTGGCGGGCAGTCAACAATAGCCTATGGCTGGCGGGCAGCGCCGCCGTGGTGCTGATGCTGCTTAGTCTGCCGCTGGCGTATCGATTACAGCGCTTGCCTGAGCGCTTGCGTGGCGCGGTGCTCAGCGCGATTGAAATTCCCTACGCCCTTCCCGGCGTGGTGCTGGCGATTGCCTGCATTCTGCTGTTTGTACGCCCACTGCCAATTATTAATGTGGCGCTCTACGGCACGCTGGGGCTTATTTTCATCGCCTATTTGGCGCGCTTTTTGGTGGTTTGCCTCAAGCCCGTGGCCGCCAGCTTAGCGCAGCTTGACCCCTCGCTTGAAGAAGCCGCACAGCTAGCCGGCGCGGGCCCCTGGCGGCGGCTAGGCGGCATCGTGCTACCGCTGGTGGCACCCGCCGTGTTTGCCGGCGGGCTGCTGGTGTTTTTATTAGCAGTCAACGAACTCACCGTATCCGCGCTGCTTTGGAGCGCCGGTAACGAAACCCTCGGCGTGCTGATTTTCAATCTTGATGAAGGTGGCGAAAGCGTTCTGGCCTCCGCCGTTTCAGTGCTGGTGGTGATCATGGTTGCTGCATTAATGCTGGCACTTAGTTTGCTGGCCCCGCGGCTACCTAAAGGCGTTATTCCATGGCAGGGCTAA
- a CDS encoding ABC transporter ATP-binding protein, whose protein sequence is MTGLTIERVSKRFGEHTAVDELSLAVAPGEFVALLGPSGCGKTTMLRMLAGFETVNDGTIRLGNRTLAGPNIHMPPEQRDMAMVFQSYALWPHMSVADNVGYPVKLRGLRGAAYQQKVQQALALVELEAYAGRTPQALSGGQRQRVALARCLVSDPSVVLLDEPLANLDRHLRATMEHSFRDFHQRTGATLVYVTHDQTEAMALADKIAVMKAGKLVQWGAPETLYREPRTPWVAGFIGQGSQLKVAAGSPGKRLESTALMRGLSAVASERTQTVLVRPEHIQISPSTATADQLPAQVESIIFRGERFELSLRLPSGETLLAYHHSAAELGSQVAVTLLQGWCLEPDQ, encoded by the coding sequence ATGACCGGGCTAACCATTGAGCGTGTCAGCAAACGCTTCGGCGAGCACACCGCCGTCGATGAACTATCCCTTGCGGTTGCCCCTGGTGAGTTTGTGGCGCTGCTCGGCCCCAGCGGCTGCGGCAAAACCACCATGCTGCGCATGCTGGCAGGCTTTGAGACGGTTAACGACGGCACTATTCGACTAGGCAACCGCACGTTGGCAGGCCCAAATATCCATATGCCGCCGGAACAACGCGATATGGCAATGGTGTTTCAATCCTATGCGCTGTGGCCGCATATGAGCGTCGCCGACAACGTCGGCTACCCAGTCAAACTTCGCGGCCTGCGCGGGGCGGCGTATCAGCAAAAGGTTCAGCAAGCCCTGGCCTTGGTAGAGCTTGAAGCCTACGCCGGGCGCACGCCCCAAGCTCTCAGCGGCGGCCAGCGCCAGCGAGTGGCCCTGGCTCGCTGCCTGGTTAGCGACCCATCCGTAGTGCTGCTGGATGAGCCACTGGCCAACCTTGACCGCCACCTGCGCGCCACCATGGAACACAGCTTTCGCGACTTTCATCAGCGCACTGGCGCCACCCTGGTTTACGTCACGCATGACCAAACCGAAGCGATGGCGCTGGCCGACAAAATTGCCGTCATGAAAGCCGGAAAACTGGTGCAGTGGGGCGCGCCAGAAACGCTTTACCGGGAGCCACGCACGCCGTGGGTAGCGGGGTTTATCGGCCAAGGGAGCCAGCTAAAAGTTGCCGCCGGAAGTCCCGGCAAACGCCTAGAAAGCACTGCCTTAATGCGCGGCCTGAGCGCCGTTGCATCGGAGCGCACTCAAACGGTACTGGTGCGCCCTGAGCATATTCAGATCAGCCCTTCTACTGCTACGGCAGATCAACTGCCCGCTCAGGTTGAAAGCATTATTTTTCGTGGCGAGCGCTTTGAGCTCAGCCTGCGTCTGCCCAGCGGCGAAACGCTGCTGGCCTATCATCACAGCGCAGCTGAATTGGGTAGCCAGGTCGCCGTCACCCTTCTTCAAGGCTGGTGCCTGGAGCCCGACCAATGA